AGCTACAATATCTTTAGCCTTGTTCGACACTGGAAAAAGCTGACCCAAGGTCTTCTCCTGCCCCTTGATATCACCAAATTGTTCGAAGAAATTAACCGTATCATCAACGGTCCATTGAGAGAACACAGCATTCAAGAACTTGGGGTTCTCCGACACAAAATTATCTACGGATGTATAGAGATTGGTATAATTACAGCGACCGCCACCCGATATCAAAATCTTTGCTCCCGGCTTATCATTGCGCTCGATCAGCAGCGTCCTTTTACCCAAAAGACCTGCCTGCGCCGCACACATAAGTCCGCACGCTCCTGCTCCGATAATGATGGCGTCGTAAGAATTCATTAGGATATTAATTCGCCTTCTAAGGAAACGACACGTTGTTCTTTCCAAGACTGCTCCGCTAGTTCTAAAATACGGATCACATCTCTTGCTTGTTCCGGAGTAATGAACAAAGCTTCCTCCCCACGGATTGCAGCAACGATATTTTTATAAAAATCTTCACCGGATCCTATTTCACTGACGACACGCTCATTTACATCCTTGCCATCTTCTAAAATCGCAAGTGTGCCTTGAATTTCCTCAGGCTCCTTCCCCCAATCCGCATGCTGATGTGGCATAACGCCTTCACGCAATAAAGCCTCCTGCGGATCGACCCCCCACTTCACGAAACAACCGTTAGTACCATAAACCGCAATACGCGCTGTCGGAAGTTTAGCCAGCATTTGTCCCTTCAAAGAAACCTTCGTTTCGGGAAAAGATAAAATAAACTCGAAATCATCGATAGCTTTTGCGCCATCGCGTTGCACACGAAGGTCCGCATAGATCGATAACGGTTTGCCAAATAATTGAAGAGCCTGATCAATCAGATGCGCTCCTAAATCATAATGTATACCGGAACCCGGAAGGTTCTCTTCTCGCCAAGCTCCAGGACGTAAGAAATTACGAAAACGGTCGAAACGTGCTTCATAATTCACGACACGGCCCAGTCTTCCCGATGCCAAGACCTTTTTAACAGTCTTAAAATCCGAATGATAACGAGCGTTATGATGAACAGACAAAAGCAGACCTTTGCTCTTCGCAAGCGCTATCAACTCATCTGCTTCAACGGAGTAATTTGTAAAAGGTTTCTCCACCACCACATGCTTTCCAGCCTCCAAAGCCTGTTTGGCAAGGCTAAAATGCACATCATTGGATGTTGCAACCACGACGATATCTACCGCCGGATCATTGATAATATCATCAGCAGACTGCACAGCAAGTGCCTCAGGATATCGCTCAGCAAGCATTTCCTGTTGCTCGGGCTTCCGTGCCGTCACCTTATATAAATTCAAATCCGCGTTCCCTTCAATAAAAGGCGCATGAAATACATGTCCCCCGATGGAGAACCCAATTAATCCAACGTTTAGTTTAGTCATGATTACATTCTTTCAGGAACCTGGATTCCTAATAGTTTCATAGATCCCGAGATTACCTTCGCCGCAGCTGCCGATAGATGTAAGCGGAATTGCTTCACATCTTCCTGCTCTGCCTTTAGGATATTCTCTTCGTGATAGAATTTGTTGTATAATTTCGCTAGCTCGTATGCGTAGTTCGCAATCTGCGCAGGACTGAATTCCTTTGCTGCCAATGCAATTACCTCCGGATAGCCGGCAATCGCCTGTATCAAATCGCGCTCAAAAGCGGATATCGAAGCAGGAACCACTTTCGCGGCATCAGCCTGATATGCTGCCTTGCGCAACACCGACTTGATACGCGCATGTGTATATTGTATAAAAGGACCAGTATGCCCTTGAAAATCTACAGACTCATTTGGGTTGAACAGTAGACGCTTTTTAGGGTCTACTTTCAGCAAGAAATATTTCAATGCGCCCATGCCAAGCGTGTTGTAAAGTGCAGCCTTCTCATCCTCTTCCAATCCCTCCGTCTTGCCTAACTCCTCCGTACGCTGTTGCGCTGTGTCTAGCATTTCCTGCATCAAATCGTCCGCATCAACTACGGTCCCCTCTCTTGATTTCATCTTTCCGTGCGGAAGATCGACCATACCATAAGAAAGGTGGAATAGTCCCTGCGCCCAATCTTTGCCCACCTTTTTCAAGATCGCAAATAAAACCTTGAAATGATAGTCTTGC
The DNA window shown above is from Sphingobacterium hotanense and carries:
- a CDS encoding Gfo/Idh/MocA family oxidoreductase; this translates as MTKLNVGLIGFSIGGHVFHAPFIEGNADLNLYKVTARKPEQQEMLAERYPEALAVQSADDIINDPAVDIVVVATSNDVHFSLAKQALEAGKHVVVEKPFTNYSVEADELIALAKSKGLLLSVHHNARYHSDFKTVKKVLASGRLGRVVNYEARFDRFRNFLRPGAWREENLPGSGIHYDLGAHLIDQALQLFGKPLSIYADLRVQRDGAKAIDDFEFILSFPETKVSLKGQMLAKLPTARIAVYGTNGCFVKWGVDPQEALLREGVMPHQHADWGKEPEEIQGTLAILEDGKDVNERVVSEIGSGEDFYKNIVAAIRGEEALFITPEQARDVIRILELAEQSWKEQRVVSLEGELIS